One stretch of Streptomyces hygroscopicus DNA includes these proteins:
- a CDS encoding MarR family transcriptional regulator produces MEDDALAEDLRQAIGELVRAVRAADTMPSGEAAILGHLDRGGPQTTADLAHRRGVTHQSAAKSVKELLGAGLVRTEPHPSDGRKLLLDITDTGRARLQQERAQRATWLGAAISDALSPDEQRRLRDCVPLLTRLTARITGK; encoded by the coding sequence ATGGAAGACGACGCACTGGCTGAAGATCTGCGGCAGGCCATCGGGGAACTCGTCCGTGCCGTGCGGGCCGCCGACACCATGCCCTCCGGTGAAGCCGCCATCCTCGGCCACCTCGACCGCGGCGGCCCGCAGACCACGGCCGACCTCGCGCACCGGCGCGGCGTGACCCACCAGTCGGCCGCCAAGTCCGTCAAGGAGCTGCTCGGCGCCGGCCTGGTGCGCACCGAACCTCATCCCAGCGACGGCCGCAAGCTCCTGCTGGACATCACCGACACCGGCCGCGCTCGCCTCCAGCAAGAACGCGCGCAGCGCGCCACTTGGCTGGGCGCCGCCATCAGCGACGCGCTCAGCCCCGATGAACAGCGGCGGCTGCGCGACTGTGTGCCCCTGCTGACCCGCCTGACCGCCCGCATCACCGGAAAGTGA
- a CDS encoding alanine racemase: MASGSAAKRGARQRRVTITDVGTAAGVSAATVSRVLNGTARVDPELARRVHSAVAELGYRPNAAAQGLARGEAGAIGVLVPDLSNPYFPDVLKSVSAVARRHGRRVMVMESDEDAASEYELAEDLMRCCDGVLLCSPRMDRTALVELSLRGHPVVLINRIVPGLSIPSVSADFYGGMTLVCGHLTQLGHRRVAYLSGPEASWANAERIRAFEAAAAFGIDVTVIPCGHTARHGYDAADAVRDRGVSAVVAYNDLVAFGAMAALEESGLRIPEDLSVIGCDDISVDDLPSSRRLTTASMARDELGRQAAGRLESLMAADGDTEPRSLPMELRVRLTSAPPAASPG, translated from the coding sequence GTGGCGAGCGGTTCCGCGGCGAAGAGGGGGGCGCGTCAGCGGCGCGTGACGATCACCGATGTGGGCACGGCGGCAGGGGTGTCCGCCGCCACCGTCTCCCGTGTTCTCAACGGCACGGCCCGGGTCGACCCCGAGCTGGCGCGCCGGGTGCACAGCGCGGTCGCCGAACTGGGCTATCGCCCCAATGCCGCTGCCCAGGGTCTGGCGCGCGGTGAGGCCGGTGCTATCGGCGTGCTCGTGCCCGACCTGTCCAACCCGTACTTTCCGGATGTTCTGAAATCCGTCTCCGCTGTCGCCCGCCGGCACGGGCGTCGGGTGATGGTGATGGAGTCGGACGAGGACGCGGCGAGCGAGTACGAGCTCGCCGAGGACCTGATGCGCTGCTGCGACGGCGTACTGCTGTGTTCTCCCCGCATGGACCGCACCGCGCTCGTCGAACTGAGTCTTCGTGGCCACCCGGTGGTGCTGATCAACCGGATCGTCCCCGGGCTGAGCATCCCCTCGGTCTCGGCCGATTTCTACGGAGGGATGACCCTCGTCTGCGGTCACCTCACCCAGCTCGGCCATCGCCGGGTGGCCTATCTGAGCGGTCCCGAAGCGTCCTGGGCCAATGCGGAACGTATCCGGGCCTTCGAGGCCGCGGCGGCCTTCGGCATCGACGTCACGGTCATCCCGTGCGGCCACACGGCGCGGCATGGCTACGACGCGGCCGACGCGGTGCGGGACCGCGGTGTCAGTGCTGTGGTCGCGTACAACGACCTGGTGGCATTCGGTGCGATGGCCGCGTTGGAGGAGTCGGGCCTGCGGATCCCCGAAGACCTCTCGGTGATCGGCTGCGATGACATCTCCGTTGACGACCTGCCCAGTTCGCGCCGCCTCACCACGGCCTCGATGGCCCGGGACGAACTGGGCAGGCAGGCCGCCGGCCGACTGGAATCCTTGATGGCCGCCGACGGCGACACCGAACCTCGGTCCCTTCCGATGGAGCTTCGCGTACGACTCACCAGCGCGCCGCCCGCGGCATCGCCGGGCTGA
- a CDS encoding endonuclease/exonuclease/phosphatase, whose translation MAEQVDSGATAPVRAAAPRRAGRWMARWARGGSPWTRGRVLGVLAVLTAALLAFHRAVPNSVGHVGSLLEAFLPWLGLVVVVLLGLALLRRSAIALVALLLPAAAWTYLFGGLLLPRSKPGPHDLVVVQHNVSDENTDPAGTARALADAGPDLIALEELVPAALPVYEKTLAPDYPYHAVRGTVGLWSRHPLTDARPLDIKPQGITEAWSRGLRTVVHTPRGEIAAYVAHLPSVRIRASGLAASWRDESAGLLGKAIAAEKRDRLILLGDLNGTVDDRGLAPLTSRMNVAERGFAFSFPAGFPLARIDQVMARSAAVGHIRTLPATGSDHLPIAARIALG comes from the coding sequence ATGGCGGAGCAGGTGGACAGCGGTGCGACAGCGCCGGTACGGGCGGCGGCGCCCCGGCGGGCGGGGCGCTGGATGGCGCGGTGGGCTCGGGGTGGGTCGCCCTGGACGCGGGGGCGGGTGCTCGGCGTATTGGCGGTGCTGACGGCCGCGCTGCTGGCGTTCCATCGGGCGGTGCCCAACTCCGTTGGGCACGTGGGCAGTTTGCTGGAAGCGTTTCTGCCGTGGCTCGGACTGGTGGTCGTGGTGCTGCTCGGCCTGGCGCTGCTGCGCCGTTCGGCCATCGCACTGGTGGCCCTGCTTCTGCCGGCGGCGGCCTGGACGTACCTCTTCGGCGGGCTGCTCCTGCCCAGGTCGAAGCCCGGCCCGCATGACCTGGTCGTGGTGCAGCACAACGTCAGCGATGAGAACACCGACCCGGCGGGTACGGCCCGTGCCCTGGCCGACGCCGGGCCCGATCTCATCGCGCTGGAGGAGCTGGTGCCCGCGGCGCTGCCGGTCTACGAGAAGACCCTCGCCCCGGACTACCCGTACCACGCCGTCCGGGGCACCGTCGGACTCTGGTCGAGGCATCCGCTCACCGACGCCCGGCCGTTGGACATCAAACCTCAGGGGATCACGGAGGCATGGAGTCGCGGGCTGCGGACCGTGGTCCATACGCCGCGGGGCGAGATCGCGGCGTACGTCGCGCATCTGCCGTCGGTCCGCATACGGGCGAGTGGCCTCGCGGCCTCCTGGCGTGACGAGAGCGCCGGCCTGTTGGGCAAGGCCATCGCCGCCGAGAAGCGGGATCGGCTGATCCTGCTGGGCGACCTCAATGGCACGGTCGACGACCGTGGGCTGGCCCCGCTGACCTCACGGATGAACGTCGCGGAGCGGGGCTTCGCCTTCAGCTTCCCCGCGGGCTTCCCGCTGGCCCGGATCGACCAGGTCATGGCCCGTTCGGCGGCTGTCGGCCACATCCGCACCCTGCCCGCCACCGGCAGCGACCACCTGCCGATCGCCGCCCGGATCGCGCTGGGCTGA
- a CDS encoding 3-hydroxyisobutyrate dehydrogenase, with amino-acid sequence MSDQDRPAQPRVGVVGLGAMGLGMARSLRKAGYEVGIHDLRPEVAEGFARDGGTAFASPGDLAAAVDVVVGVVVNAAQVESVLFGADGAAARLRPGTVFVMCSTVDPGWSAELGGRLAEQGVLYLDAPISGGAARAAAGELTMMTSGSAAAYAVADPVLEAMSATVYRLGEQAGLGSKVKIVNQLLAGVHIAAAAEAMALGLKAGVPAEALYEVITHSAGNSWMFENRMAHVLAGDYTALSAVDIFVKDLGLVLDSARPERFPLPLAATAHQMFLQASASGLGAEDDSAVIKIFPGIDLPRPMGA; translated from the coding sequence ATGAGCGACCAGGACAGGCCGGCACAGCCGCGCGTGGGCGTGGTGGGGCTCGGGGCCATGGGACTCGGCATGGCTCGCAGCCTGCGGAAGGCGGGCTACGAGGTCGGAATCCACGATCTGCGACCAGAGGTGGCCGAGGGCTTCGCCCGCGACGGCGGGACGGCGTTCGCCTCCCCCGGCGACCTGGCGGCCGCGGTGGACGTCGTGGTCGGTGTCGTGGTCAACGCGGCGCAGGTCGAGTCGGTGCTGTTCGGTGCCGACGGGGCCGCCGCCCGGCTCCGCCCGGGAACCGTCTTCGTGATGTGCTCCACGGTCGACCCGGGCTGGTCCGCGGAGCTCGGTGGACGGCTGGCCGAGCAGGGGGTGCTCTACCTGGACGCCCCCATCTCCGGTGGTGCCGCGCGCGCCGCGGCCGGAGAGCTGACCATGATGACATCGGGCTCCGCCGCGGCGTACGCGGTCGCCGACCCGGTACTCGAGGCCATGAGCGCCACGGTCTACCGCCTGGGTGAGCAGGCCGGTCTCGGCTCCAAGGTCAAGATCGTGAACCAGTTGCTCGCGGGTGTGCACATCGCCGCGGCGGCCGAGGCGATGGCGCTCGGCCTGAAGGCCGGTGTTCCGGCCGAGGCGCTCTACGAGGTCATCACGCACAGCGCCGGCAACTCGTGGATGTTCGAGAACCGGATGGCGCATGTGCTCGCCGGTGACTACACGGCCCTCTCCGCGGTCGACATCTTCGTCAAGGACCTGGGGCTCGTCCTCGATTCCGCACGGCCGGAGCGGTTCCCGCTCCCCCTGGCGGCCACGGCTCACCAGATGTTCCTGCAGGCGTCGGCGTCGGGCCTGGGTGCCGAGGACGACAGCGCGGTCATCAAGATCTTCCCCGGGATCGACCTGCCGCGGCCGATGGGGGCCTGA
- a CDS encoding lipase → MHTTEHDWIITPITADILRGTLDLEHTAHGVLPHRLPAWARAQNTDGQLAMAEAQPSGVRLVFRTRATAVELDTLPTKRVYAGAPPRPDGVYDLLVDGRLAGQSSVTGGNTLAIDLATGTAESHPGPAGTLRFTDLPDGVKTVEIWLPHNETTELVALRTDAPIEPVPDQGRKVWLHHGSSISHGSDAASPTAIWPALAASLGDVELINLGLGGSALLDPFTARAMRDTPADLISIKIGINLVNADLMRLRAFTPAVHGFLDTIREGHPTTPLLVVSPILCPIHEDTPGPAAFDVSALSSGKLRFLATGDPAERAAGKLTLRVIREELSRIVKQRAADDPHLHYLDGLDLYGEADADELPLPDELHPDAATHRRIGERFGALAFADGGPFADHSA, encoded by the coding sequence ATGCACACCACCGAGCACGACTGGATCATCACGCCCATCACCGCGGACATCCTGCGGGGCACCCTCGACCTGGAGCACACCGCGCACGGGGTGCTGCCGCACCGGCTGCCCGCCTGGGCCCGCGCCCAGAACACCGACGGGCAACTCGCCATGGCGGAGGCCCAGCCCTCCGGCGTACGGCTGGTCTTCCGGACCCGGGCCACCGCCGTCGAACTGGACACGCTGCCCACCAAGCGGGTCTACGCGGGCGCCCCGCCCCGCCCGGACGGCGTGTACGACCTGCTCGTCGACGGCCGCCTGGCCGGGCAGTCCTCGGTGACCGGCGGCAACACCCTGGCCATCGACCTGGCCACCGGGACCGCCGAGAGCCACCCCGGCCCGGCCGGGACCCTCCGCTTCACCGATCTGCCGGACGGCGTCAAGACCGTCGAGATCTGGCTGCCGCACAACGAGACCACCGAACTCGTCGCGCTGCGCACCGACGCCCCCATCGAGCCCGTACCGGACCAGGGCCGCAAGGTGTGGCTGCACCACGGCAGTTCGATCAGCCACGGCTCGGACGCCGCGAGCCCCACCGCCATCTGGCCCGCGCTCGCCGCCTCCCTCGGCGACGTGGAACTGATCAACCTGGGCCTGGGCGGCAGCGCCCTGCTCGACCCGTTCACCGCCCGCGCGATGCGGGACACCCCCGCCGACCTGATCAGCATCAAGATCGGCATCAACCTGGTCAACGCCGACCTGATGCGGCTGCGCGCCTTCACCCCGGCGGTGCACGGCTTCCTCGACACGATCCGCGAGGGGCACCCCACCACGCCACTGCTGGTCGTCTCGCCCATCCTGTGTCCCATCCACGAGGACACACCCGGCCCCGCGGCCTTCGACGTCAGCGCGCTCAGCTCCGGAAAGCTGCGGTTCCTGGCCACCGGCGACCCCGCCGAGCGCGCCGCGGGGAAGCTGACGCTGCGCGTCATCCGGGAGGAGCTGTCCCGGATCGTGAAGCAGCGGGCGGCCGACGACCCTCATCTCCACTACCTCGACGGCCTCGACCTCTACGGCGAGGCCGACGCCGACGAGCTGCCGCTGCCCGACGAGCTCCACCCGGACGCCGCCACCCACCGCCGTATCGGGGAACGCTTCGGCGCGCTGGCCTTCGCCGACGGTGGTCCGTTCGCGGACCACAGCGCCTGA
- a CDS encoding hydroxyacid dehydrogenase, with the protein MTTATFTLVLVPPLPDETRSWPDKLMEAVPGIEVLCPQGPEDVGAALGRADAAYGTLTPELLGMAGNLRWLQAPQAGPPPGFYHPALVRHPVQVTNMRDTYTDHVATHTLALVLALARQLPHYVREQAAANWAPDWSDGGVLPLGEARALVVGTGAVGAETGRLLAAFGTRVEGVDARITEAPPGFDRVLPADLLDRVLPQADIVILTVPHTPRTEGLMDAGRIALMKQGACLINVGRGPILRLDDLVTALDTGRLRGAALDVMEQEPLPADHPLWRHPRALLTPHVAGAGPHAAERRFEVLADNARRFATGQPLINVVDKSQWF; encoded by the coding sequence ATGACCACAGCCACCTTCACCCTGGTCCTGGTCCCCCCGCTGCCGGACGAGACACGGTCCTGGCCCGACAAGCTCATGGAGGCCGTTCCCGGAATCGAGGTCCTCTGCCCCCAAGGCCCCGAGGACGTCGGTGCCGCGCTGGGCCGAGCCGACGCCGCGTACGGCACGCTCACTCCCGAACTCCTGGGCATGGCAGGGAACTTGCGATGGTTGCAGGCTCCTCAGGCGGGGCCTCCTCCCGGCTTCTACCACCCCGCGCTCGTGCGTCACCCGGTGCAGGTGACGAATATGCGGGACACGTACACCGACCATGTGGCGACGCACACGCTGGCGTTGGTCCTGGCTCTGGCCCGGCAACTACCCCACTATGTGCGCGAGCAGGCCGCGGCCAACTGGGCACCGGACTGGTCGGACGGCGGGGTCCTTCCGCTCGGTGAGGCGCGCGCGCTCGTCGTCGGCACGGGTGCGGTCGGCGCCGAGACGGGGCGGCTGCTCGCCGCGTTCGGAACCCGTGTGGAGGGCGTCGATGCCCGGATCACCGAGGCACCGCCGGGTTTCGACCGGGTTCTGCCCGCCGATCTCCTGGATCGCGTCCTTCCCCAGGCGGACATCGTGATCCTGACCGTGCCGCACACTCCGCGGACGGAAGGGCTGATGGACGCCGGCCGTATCGCGTTGATGAAACAGGGAGCCTGCCTCATCAACGTCGGCCGCGGTCCCATCCTCCGGCTCGACGACCTGGTCACGGCCTTGGACACGGGGCGTCTGCGGGGCGCCGCCCTCGACGTCATGGAGCAGGAGCCGCTGCCGGCGGACCACCCCCTGTGGCGTCACCCCAGAGCGCTGCTCACCCCCCATGTCGCGGGGGCCGGACCGCATGCCGCGGAGCGCCGGTTCGAGGTGCTCGCGGACAACGCGCGGCGGTTCGCCACCGGGCAGCCGTTGATCAACGTAGTGGACAAGTCGCAATGGTTCTGA
- a CDS encoding Fructosamine/Ketosamine-3-kinase has translation MSARPAAGTGEDPGAAAARLTGRPVTGRRPLSATLTEVTLDGGQTVMVKRGDGPGAAPAEAAGLCWLADAGTVRVPVVHGHDRHWLVTDQVPVGRPSVRAAARFGRDLAALHAVGAPAFGAPPPDGPTDAYIGPAPMRNVPGSEWPRWYAEQRVLPYLRRAVDDGTVRHNEAEIIERACERLPELAGPAEPPARLHGDLWNGNVLWGADGQAWLIDPAAHGGHRETDLAMLHLFGCPHLDRVLDGYQDVAPLAEGWADRIGLHQLFPLLVHTVLFGRGYAGQALTAARAALAR, from the coding sequence ATGAGTGCCCGCCCGGCGGCCGGGACGGGCGAGGACCCCGGTGCCGCGGCGGCCCGCCTCACCGGCCGCCCGGTGACCGGTCGGCGGCCGCTGTCCGCAACGCTCACCGAAGTCACCCTCGACGGCGGGCAGACGGTGATGGTCAAACGGGGCGACGGTCCCGGCGCGGCACCGGCCGAAGCGGCGGGGCTGTGCTGGCTGGCCGACGCGGGCACGGTCCGCGTCCCGGTGGTGCACGGCCACGACCGGCACTGGCTGGTCACCGACCAGGTGCCGGTCGGCCGACCGAGCGTCCGGGCAGCGGCCAGGTTCGGCCGCGACCTGGCCGCCCTGCACGCCGTCGGCGCGCCCGCGTTCGGCGCCCCGCCGCCCGACGGCCCCACGGACGCGTACATCGGGCCGGCCCCGATGCGCAACGTCCCGGGCTCCGAGTGGCCGCGCTGGTACGCCGAACAACGGGTGCTGCCCTATCTTCGCCGCGCCGTCGACGACGGTACGGTGCGCCACAACGAGGCCGAGATCATCGAGCGCGCATGCGAGCGGCTGCCCGAGCTGGCCGGACCCGCCGAGCCACCCGCCCGGCTGCACGGCGACCTGTGGAACGGCAACGTCCTGTGGGGCGCCGACGGGCAGGCGTGGCTGATCGACCCGGCCGCGCACGGTGGCCACCGGGAGACCGATCTGGCGATGCTCCACCTGTTCGGCTGCCCCCATCTCGATCGGGTGCTGGACGGCTACCAGGACGTGGCGCCGCTCGCCGAGGGCTGGGCCGACCGCATCGGACTGCACCAGCTCTTCCCCCTGCTGGTGCACACCGTGCTGTTCGGCCGCGGCTACGCCGGGCAGGCACTCACGGCGGCCCGGGCAGCCCTGGCGCGGTGA
- a CDS encoding TetR family transcriptional regulator — translation MGRVGLTTERLTQAGAELADELGFDQVTVSELARRFDVKVASLYSHLKNGQDLKTRIALLALEELADRASEALAGRAGKDALTAFANVYRDYAREHPGRYAAAQLRLDPEAAAASAGVRHAQMTRAILRGYDLTEPDQTHAVRLLGSVFHGYVSLEMGGGFSHSAPDSEESWSRTLDALDALLRNWPAP, via the coding sequence ATGGGACGGGTAGGACTGACCACGGAACGGCTGACCCAGGCGGGAGCGGAGCTGGCCGACGAGCTCGGCTTCGACCAGGTGACCGTCTCTGAGCTGGCCAGACGGTTCGACGTCAAGGTCGCGAGTCTCTACTCGCACCTGAAGAACGGCCAGGACCTCAAGACCAGGATCGCCCTGCTCGCCCTGGAGGAGCTCGCCGACCGAGCCTCCGAGGCCCTGGCCGGGCGGGCCGGAAAGGACGCCCTGACCGCCTTCGCCAACGTCTACCGCGACTACGCCCGCGAGCATCCCGGCCGCTACGCCGCGGCCCAGCTCAGGCTCGACCCGGAGGCGGCGGCCGCCAGCGCCGGTGTCCGGCACGCGCAGATGACGCGGGCGATCCTGCGCGGCTACGACCTGACCGAGCCGGACCAGACGCATGCGGTCCGGCTGCTGGGCAGCGTCTTCCACGGCTACGTCAGCCTCGAGATGGGGGGCGGGTTCAGCCACAGCGCCCCCGACAGCGAGGAAAGCTGGTCGCGGACCCTGGACGCCCTCGACGCCCTGCTGCGGAACTGGCCCGCGCCCTGA
- a CDS encoding aminoglycoside phosphotransferase gives MFSRPSFISDETIAHTVAAHWLPDVAEVGYLPWGFGAHHWRAAGGGTALFVTLDQLAPRHTKATLEAAYAGAAALAAAGVDVVCAPLPARSSGRFTVAIEAGALSVTPWLDGRSPTEAQARRPRHVREVEAALAALHRAPPPPGLRRWTPQVGPQFAAELRARTARPWTSGPLAEEARTAIAAHDAAITRWTDRYLDLADLALSRRDQWVPTHGEPHNDNQVVGACGLKMVDWESLALAPRERDYADLIAAGAGDRLRPDPAMAELFALDWRLSEIAEYARWFAAPHIGTDDDHTALEGLHEELRQITAPGLPGPP, from the coding sequence GTGTTCTCCCGCCCTTCCTTCATCAGTGACGAAACCATCGCGCATACCGTCGCCGCGCATTGGCTGCCGGATGTCGCCGAGGTCGGCTACCTGCCCTGGGGATTCGGCGCACACCACTGGCGGGCCGCCGGTGGCGGCACGGCCTTGTTCGTGACGTTGGACCAGCTGGCGCCGCGCCACACCAAGGCGACGCTGGAGGCCGCCTACGCGGGGGCCGCGGCACTGGCCGCCGCCGGTGTGGACGTGGTGTGCGCGCCGTTGCCCGCCCGGTCGTCCGGCCGGTTCACCGTCGCCATCGAGGCGGGCGCGCTCAGCGTGACGCCGTGGCTGGACGGTCGGAGCCCCACCGAGGCGCAGGCGCGCCGGCCCCGGCACGTCCGCGAGGTCGAAGCGGCGCTGGCCGCGCTGCATCGCGCCCCACCGCCACCCGGCCTGCGGCGCTGGACTCCCCAGGTCGGCCCCCAGTTCGCCGCTGAGCTGCGGGCCCGCACCGCCCGGCCCTGGACATCCGGCCCGCTGGCGGAGGAGGCGCGGACCGCGATCGCCGCACACGATGCCGCGATCACCCGCTGGACGGACCGCTACCTCGACCTCGCGGACCTCGCCCTCTCCCGCCGGGACCAGTGGGTGCCCACCCACGGCGAGCCGCACAACGACAACCAGGTCGTGGGCGCGTGCGGGCTGAAGATGGTCGACTGGGAGTCGCTGGCGCTCGCACCACGCGAGCGGGACTACGCCGACCTGATCGCGGCCGGCGCGGGCGACCGTCTGCGCCCCGACCCGGCGATGGCCGAGCTGTTCGCCCTCGACTGGCGCCTCTCCGAGATCGCCGAGTACGCGCGCTGGTTCGCAGCGCCGCACATCGGCACGGACGACGACCACACCGCTCTGGAAGGGCTGCACGAGGAATTGCGGCAGATCACCGCGCCAGGGCTGCCCGGGCCGCCGTGA
- a CDS encoding alginate lyase has translation MQKNSSARRTPRRALVFIAAPALAAGALASVQSASAAPADAAACPAPAAAIGLSAGWKLQLPTPNSSGSPQEIKQPALSTYGKAPWFTTTSGCDAILMRAAVNGATTSNTGYPRSELREMTADGSATTSWSSTKGTHTMVVDEAITHLPADKPHVMAGQIHDETSDVTSFRLEGTSLYVTSYNTTHYKLVTSNYKLGDRFEGKFVAHDGKVDVYYNGTLQATVTAKFGSGYFKAGDYTQANCNNSKPCDNSNYGEVALYGVTVKHS, from the coding sequence ATGCAGAAGAACTCCAGCGCGCGCAGGACTCCGCGCCGCGCTCTCGTGTTCATCGCCGCACCGGCACTCGCCGCCGGCGCCCTGGCCTCGGTGCAGAGTGCGTCGGCCGCTCCGGCGGACGCCGCCGCCTGCCCCGCACCGGCCGCGGCCATCGGCCTGAGCGCCGGCTGGAAGCTCCAACTGCCCACCCCCAACAGCTCAGGCTCGCCCCAGGAGATCAAGCAGCCGGCCCTGTCGACGTACGGCAAGGCACCGTGGTTCACGACCACTTCGGGCTGCGACGCGATCCTGATGCGCGCCGCCGTCAACGGCGCCACCACCAGCAACACCGGATACCCGCGGTCGGAGCTGCGCGAGATGACCGCTGATGGGTCGGCGACGACCAGTTGGTCGTCCACGAAGGGCACCCACACCATGGTCGTCGACGAGGCCATCACGCATCTCCCCGCGGACAAGCCGCATGTCATGGCCGGGCAGATCCACGACGAGACGAGCGACGTCACGTCGTTCCGCCTCGAAGGGACCAGCCTCTACGTCACCTCCTACAACACCACCCACTACAAGCTGGTGACCTCCAACTACAAGCTGGGCGACCGCTTCGAGGGCAAGTTCGTGGCCCACGACGGAAAGGTCGACGTCTACTACAACGGCACTCTCCAGGCCACCGTCACCGCCAAGTTCGGCAGCGGCTACTTCAAGGCGGGCGACTACACGCAGGCGAACTGCAACAACTCCAAGCCGTGCGACAACTCGAACTACGGCGAGGTCGCCCTGTACGGGGTCACGGTGAAGCACAGCTGA
- a CDS encoding beta-lactamase, producing MRLTKFGHACVRIEKDDRHLVVDPGGLTEPHALDGADAVLVTHEHFDHFSEETLRKAAENNPALRIWTNTPVARQLDGLGARVTPVGEGETFTAAGFEVKVYGTWHAAIHSDIPPIGNIGFLIDDALFHPGDALTVPDATVDTLLLPVHGPWSTTGQLIDYVREVAPQDTYAIHDGALNDVGTAMVGGFLGANGPGIGARYHRLAAGTSVDIG from the coding sequence ATGCGACTCACCAAGTTCGGCCACGCCTGCGTCCGCATCGAGAAGGACGACCGCCACCTGGTCGTGGACCCGGGCGGCCTCACCGAACCGCACGCGCTGGACGGCGCGGACGCGGTCCTGGTCACCCACGAACACTTCGACCACTTCTCCGAGGAGACGCTCCGCAAGGCCGCGGAGAACAACCCGGCCCTGCGCATCTGGACCAACACACCCGTCGCCAGGCAGCTGGACGGCCTCGGCGCCCGGGTCACCCCCGTCGGCGAGGGCGAGACTTTCACCGCGGCCGGTTTCGAGGTGAAGGTCTACGGCACGTGGCACGCGGCCATCCACTCCGATATCCCGCCCATCGGCAACATCGGCTTTCTCATCGACGACGCCCTCTTCCACCCCGGAGACGCGCTCACTGTCCCGGACGCCACCGTCGACACCCTGTTGCTGCCCGTACACGGCCCCTGGTCCACCACCGGACAGCTGATCGACTACGTACGAGAGGTGGCCCCGCAGGACACCTACGCCATCCACGACGGTGCCCTCAACGACGTCGGCACCGCCATGGTCGGCGGGTTTCTGGGCGCCAACGGCCCCGGCATCGGGGCCCGCTACCACCGGCTGGCCGCAGGCACCTCCGTCGACATCGGCTGA
- a CDS encoding protein-tyrosine-phosphatase: protein MAVHICFVCSGNICRSPSAALVFAEQLRRAGLDGAVRVSSAGIGPWHAGEPIDERAGELLARHGYPVEHVAAQIGAEHRDADLFLAMDHGHEKALRRLVDDPSRVRMLRSFDPDATGDQDVPDPYYGGPEGFDEVLAMIEAAMPGLLAWVRERRGS from the coding sequence GTGGCCGTGCACATCTGCTTTGTCTGCAGCGGGAACATCTGCCGGTCGCCGTCCGCCGCGCTGGTCTTCGCCGAGCAGCTGCGCCGGGCCGGGCTCGACGGCGCGGTACGGGTCAGCAGCGCCGGTATCGGCCCCTGGCACGCCGGTGAGCCCATTGATGAACGGGCCGGCGAACTGCTGGCACGGCACGGCTACCCGGTCGAGCATGTCGCGGCCCAGATCGGCGCCGAGCACAGGGACGCCGACCTGTTCCTGGCGATGGACCACGGCCACGAGAAGGCGTTGCGCCGGCTGGTCGACGATCCGTCCCGGGTCAGGATGCTGCGGTCCTTCGACCCGGACGCGACCGGTGATCAGGACGTGCCCGACCCGTACTACGGCGGCCCGGAGGGGTTCGACGAGGTGCTGGCCATGATCGAAGCCGCGATGCCCGGCCTGCTGGCCTGGGTGCGCGAGCGCCGCGGCTCATGA
- a CDS encoding transcriptional regulator produces MADLGVTTGMGPREFLTAMDGHRRTDPQLAIVLSAIKATVKGGIGKLRERPRGGGWRPGQPWPALQRPTWRPDIRAAVISKARVNMHRKMLKTAAATGQYPVTVLSDCAVYPSGGPSPLDFLPHKDGKPLPGGFRIGVSPGMVKHEGTQTTLWAEGVREEHGDDLNLARYIKDGHVTAPDNGE; encoded by the coding sequence ATGGCCGACCTGGGGGTCACCACCGGCATGGGGCCACGGGAGTTCCTGACCGCGATGGACGGCCACCGGCGGACCGATCCGCAGCTGGCGATCGTCCTCTCCGCGATCAAGGCGACCGTCAAGGGCGGCATCGGCAAGCTGCGCGAACGCCCCCGCGGCGGTGGCTGGCGCCCGGGTCAGCCCTGGCCCGCGCTCCAGCGCCCGACCTGGCGGCCCGACATCCGCGCCGCGGTCATCTCCAAGGCGCGGGTCAACATGCACCGCAAGATGCTCAAGACGGCGGCGGCCACCGGCCAGTACCCGGTGACGGTCCTCTCCGACTGCGCCGTCTACCCCTCCGGCGGGCCCAGCCCGCTGGACTTCCTGCCCCACAAGGACGGCAAACCGCTGCCGGGCGGGTTCCGGATCGGCGTGAGTCCGGGGATGGTGAAACACGAAGGCACCCAGACGACGCTGTGGGCCGAGGGCGTGCGCGAGGAGCACGGCGATGACCTCAACCTCGCCCGGTACATCAAGGACGGCCACGTCACCGCCCCGGACAACGGAGAGTAG